CAGAAATGCACCATGCGGATTATGAACAATATGGATTTTCAAACCACTGTCCTCTTGTCCATAGCCATGCTCATTTAGAATTTGCAGCGCTTTTATGCACCGCTCGAAGACGCCTTTGCCCCGAACCGCATCGACGTTGGCGATACGGAAATATGGAAGGGACGCGATAATCTCCACTTTGTTTTCTCTGTAGAAAGCGGGAAGGTAGGCCTGATCCGCCTCGAAAAAAATGGTTAGGTTGCTGCGGGCCATGACATGGCGCCCCATGGCTTTTGCGGCAGTGACCAGGAAGCGAAAAGCGGGATGCAATTCAGGCGCGCCGCCTGTGAGATCAAGAATTTTTATCGGTGATTTTTCAAGGGCATCGATAACAGATTCAATATCGGCTCTTGCCATCATTTCAGTCCGTGATGGCCCGGCCTGCACATGGCAGTGCTTGCAGGCAAGGTTGCAGCGTCGACCGAGATTAACCTGCAGGGTATCGATTCCTTCGGCTGTGACGGGCAATCTGCCAATTGTTGCCAATATTCTGGAGAAATCATTGATCGCCATCGACCCTTTGCTATCGCACTCCAATAATAGATCGTCCATGTCTTTTATTCCTGCCAGGCAGACCTGGCTGTATATTAAAGTTAAACCAGAATCGTTCGTGCGAAATTTACAGGAACGCTTCTGGAGCGATGCTAGCATTCCAAAGTATCAGCAACCCTCGTGTTTCTTCTTTGATTTTTTCTTTGCCTGTTTGGAACCCAGAGTTTTCATGTAGGCGATCAGGTCCTGCATCTCTTCGCCTTGAGGGTCAATGGCAATTCCACCCAGTGGTTTTTCGATGCAGACGTTAACCATTTCCTCGACATTGTTTTTTCCCATACCCATGATGGTCAGTTTTTTGCGATCGAACAGGTCACCGCCAAGACTTTTGCCGTTGGCGTGGCAGGTATTGCAGCTCTTGCCGGTGGTGCCGCCGCCAA
This portion of the Desulfobacterales bacterium genome encodes:
- the arsS gene encoding arsenosugar biosynthesis radical SAM protein ArsS (Some members of this family are selenoproteins.), with product MDDLLLECDSKGSMAINDFSRILATIGRLPVTAEGIDTLQVNLGRRCNLACKHCHVQAGPSRTEMMARADIESVIDALEKSPIKILDLTGGAPELHPAFRFLVTAAKAMGRHVMARSNLTIFFEADQAYLPAFYRENKVEIIASLPYFRIANVDAVRGKGVFERCIKALQILNEHGYGQEDSGLKIHIVHNPHGAFLPSSQESLEAQYRKELQKNFGVRFNSLYTLANMPLGRFKDFLVTTGGYETYLEKLRQAFNPATLDGIMCRRLVSVGWDGVLSDCDFNLVVGLPVDDGCPRHIRDFDYEVLSRRKIVLSEHCFGCTAGQGST